The Anabas testudineus chromosome 11, fAnaTes1.2, whole genome shotgun sequence genome has a segment encoding these proteins:
- the rbm48 gene encoding RNA-binding protein 48 encodes MAAPVGNSSGCWSVPEVYKHHEQRKVCISRPKYREGRKEKAVKVYTINLESRYVMVQGVPAIGVMTELIQLCALYGVVEEYRPLDEYPAEEFTEVYLVKFQKLTSARAAKRHMDEKSFYGGVLHVCYVPEYETVEDTRLKLQDRRRYVIRTAQNRAREKEKQERSNEDPTTSDTTTTTEMTIVEYDKTCDSDNTGEAQQTSYMSHYSSFPPLPLPPQEHNFYGHTNQQGNIQTEDKMGTLHNAIINTKQQLQKSTSFSQNSSDRDRGTEQRVTPNQASAVRFVPRTAHLENRKRKMAKEATEISLTDVSGKNEPLIGPKLPEPPKLDMEDVSLNTTVSLIRNTMKQVESVPDLKPLEKKIKPRRRI; translated from the exons ATGGCGGCACCTGTGGGCAATAGTTCTGGGTGTTGGAGTGTCCCTGAGGTTTATAAACATCACGAACAGCGAAAAGTATGCATTTCTCGGCCAAAGTAtagggaaggaaggaaagagaaggcTGTAAAG GTGTACACCATCAATTTAGAGTCCCGTTATGTGATGGTCCAAGGGGTCCCAGCCATTGGAGTAATGACAGAGCTGATCCAGCTATGTGCGCTGTATGGAGTTGTGGAGGAGTACAGACCTTTGGATGAGTATCCTGCTGAGGAGTTCACGGAGGTCTACCTCGTCAAGTTCCAGAAACTCACAAGTGCAAG gGCAGCCAAACGACACATGGATGAGAAGAGTTTTTATGGTGGTGTGTTGCATGTGTGCTATGTCCCAGAATATGAGACTGTGGAAGACACCAGGCTGAAACTGCAGGACCGGAGAAGATATGTCATAAGGACTGCTCAGAATAGAG caagagaaaaagaaaaacaggagcGGTCAAATGAGGATCCCACAACATCAGACACAACCACCACAACTGAGATGACCATCGTTGAATATGACAAAACCTGTGACAGCGATAATACAGGGGAGGCACAGCAAACATCATACATGAGCCATTATTCCAGCTTTCCTCCACTTCCATTACCTCCCCAAGAACATAATTTCTATGGACATACAAATCAACAAGGGAATATACAAACAGAGGACAAAATGGGGACATTACATAATGCCATTATCAatacaaaacagcagctgcagaaaagtacaaGCTTCAGTCAAAACTCTTcagatagagacagaggaacagagCAAAGAGTGACTCCAAATCAGGCATCTGCAGTCAGATTTGTCCCGAGGACTGCACACTTGGAGAACAGGAAACGCAAAATGGCAAAAGAGGCTACAGAGATCTCACTGACGGATGTTTCTGGGAAAAATGAACCTTTGATTGGGCCAAAGCTACCTGAACCACCTAAACTGGACATGGAAGATGTGTCATTAAACACAACTGTCAGCCTGATCAGGAACACCATGAAACAG GTGGAGTCAGTTCCAGATCTCAAACCACTGgagaaaaagataaaaccaCGTCGCAGGATTTGA